The Microbacterium oleivorans genome contains the following window.
AGCACCGAGTTGGCCGAGTCGATGAACGGCTGGCCGGTCTTGGCGACGTAGTCGCTGCCGACCTGGAAGAACGCGTCCCACGTGGGGAAGAGCTCGGCGACCTCGGCGCGGTCGGTGGGCAGGCCCGCGGCCGCGAACAGGTCGGAGCGGTAGCAGATGGCCTGCGGTCCCACGTCGGTGCCGTAGGCGACGAGGTTGCCGTCGGCGTCGGTGGCCGCCTGCTCCTTCCAGTCCAGCCAACGACCCTTCAGGTCTTCGGGCACCGGAGCCACGAGGTCGGAGTACTGCATCATCTCGGGGAACCAGTCGACCTCGACGCCCTCGACGTCGGCGAGGCCGGTCTTGCCGAGCTTCTGGAAGAAGTTGGTGCGGGCGTCGTTCGAGGTGGCGGCTTTGTTGTGGATGACCGTGATGCCGGTCTCCTCCGTGAACTCGGCGAGGAGTTCGTCGGTGTAGCCGAAGTCGTTGAACGTGGCGAGGGTCAGCGTGTTCTCGTCACCACCGGATGCTGCGTCGCCACCGCCGCCGGAACAGCCGGCGAGGACGAGTGCGGACGTTGTCGCGACGCCGGCCACGAGGCCGATCCGCCGCAGTGCGCGTGAATTCACGTGTCACTCCTTCGTGATTTGCGGGTATCTGGTGCGCGGTGGCGATCCCGACCTTGGGAGCGCTCTCACCGATTGACGATGACCATACGGGAGCGCTCCCACAGTCGCAATGGAGAGTTCGGAACGCGACGGTCACGATCCGGTCACGGCGTCCGGTCGTCGGCGCGCGGCGGCGCGGCATCCCACCCGTAGACTGGTCGCGCACCCATCCCGCGACCTCCGGAGCGAGCAATGCCCACCATCGTCGTCGACGTCATGCCCAAGGCCGAGCTGCTGGATCCGCAGGGCAAGGCCGTCTCGGGCGCCCTCTCCCGACTCGGGGTCTCCGGCTTCTCCGACGTGCGCATCGGCAAGCGCTTCGAGCTCACGGTCGACCACGCCGACGACGCGACCCTCGAGACGGCACGCCGCATCGCCGACGAGATCCTCTCGAACTCGGTGATCGAGGACGTCGTGAACATCGAGGTGGTCGAGTGACCGCCCGCATCGGCGTCATCACCTTCCCGGGCTCGCTCGACGACCGCGACGCGCAGCGCGCCGTGCGGCTTGCCGGCGCCGAGCCCGTCGCGCTGTGGCACGGCTCGCACGATCTCGACGGCGTCGACGCGCTCGTGCTGCCGGGCGGCTTCAGCTACGGCGACTACCTGCGTGCCGGAGCCATCGCGGCACTCGCGCCGATCATGTCGGAGGTCAAGGATGCCGCCGCGAAGGGCATGCCGATCCTG
Protein-coding sequences here:
- the purS gene encoding phosphoribosylformylglycinamidine synthase subunit PurS; the protein is MPTIVVDVMPKAELLDPQGKAVSGALSRLGVSGFSDVRIGKRFELTVDHADDATLETARRIADEILSNSVIEDVVNIEVVE